From Pagrus major chromosome 18, Pma_NU_1.0, a single genomic window includes:
- the pdgfrl gene encoding platelet-derived growth factor receptor-like protein: MKLWFVLCLALFWVEIQNGACQQVKRRKDVGENRIRPGGKRVKIRHPKLKDGGVKGQSLLTQVLDKGRFVRLGQSTTLTPGKNMELRCKGNAIGWSYPTYLDTFNDSRLSIRQSDKYSQLILTSPSAADTGPYSCWVIVCDGTECEKDHERAYVSYIYFTDKDNLFVPSAIHFEIVYLRPDRPAVVPCPVTDPQAKVSLHREVPPEEIAANSTLVTYDPTKGFVLQNPSPEHQGVFYCKAVTRGTPQISTKYQLLYVEVPSGPPFVSLDASPESVRGGDNINVTCTVLGEPEVDVSFTWSYPGQDRRPVHIHTSWRLVNRGMGHTTRVSQSVMTIEDMETIDFGNYFCKAKNQHGETIVTNNIIFK, from the exons GTGCCTGCCAACAAGTCAAGCGGAGAAAAGACGTAGGAGAGAACCGCATCCGGCCTGGAGGGAAACGTGTGAAGATAAGACACCCCAAACTAAAAGATGGAGGAGTTAAAGGCCAGTCCCTGTTGACCCAGGTTTTAGATAAGGGACGCTTTGTTCGCCTGGGCCAGAGCACGACTCTGACTCCTGGGAAGAACATGGAGCTGCGCTGCAAAGGCAACGCCATCGGATGGTCCTACCCGACCTACCTGGACACCTTCAATGACTCACGCCTCAG CATCAGGCAGAGTGACAAGTACAGTCAGCTGATCCTGACATCGCCCTCTGCTGCTGACACAGGGCCCTACAGCTGCTGGGTGATAGTGTGTGACGGCACCGAGTGTGAGAAGGACCACGAACGCGCATATGTGTCATACATCTACTTCACAG ACAAAGACAACCTCTTCGTCCCCTCTGCCATCCACTTTGAGATCGTGTACCTGCGGCCCGACAGGCCAGCTGTGGTGCCCTGTCCTGTGACTGACCCACAGGCCAAGGTCTCCCTGCACAGAGAAGTCCCTCCAGAGGAGATCGCAGCCAACAGTACATTGGTGACCTACGACCCCACCAAGGGCTTCGTCCTGCAGAACCCCAGCCCCGAGCACCAGGGAGTCTTCTACTGCAAGGCTGTGACCAGAGGCACCCCGCAGATCTCCACCAAGTACCAGCTGCTCTATGTGGAGG TTCCTAGTGGACCACCATTTGTGAGCCTTGATGCCTCTCCCGAGTctgtgagaggaggagacaacATCAATGTGACCTGCACAGTGCTGGGGGAGCCAGAGGTGGACGTGAGCTTCACCTGGTCTTATCCTGGTCAG GACCGCCGTCCAGTTCACATCCACACCTCCTGGAGGCTGGTTAACAGAGGGATGGGCCACACCACGCGGGTCTCCCAGAGCGTCATGACTATAGAAGACATGGAGACCATCGACTTTGGAAACTACTTCTGTAAAGCCAAGAACCAGCACGGTGAGACGATTGTGACGAACAACATTATCTTCAAATAG